One part of the Magallana gigas chromosome 5, xbMagGiga1.1, whole genome shotgun sequence genome encodes these proteins:
- the LOC105340495 gene encoding uncharacterized protein, translated as MSQYLSQPRGYASESETGSMYELRQYPSYYSSQASITPYGSHKSLLSMYTPSQASTFLPIVQNAPNPEKRPADNFGIAMFSVFINPIFGVIAIFLSQMSKDYFNRCKYIKASKYGAYAKGTAMGGIISMIIVLLLIAAQLIHYHMKFYY; from the exons ATGTCACAGTATTTGTCACAGCCTCGGGGCTATGCCTCCGAGTCGGAAACGGGGAGCATGTATGAACTGCGACAGTACCCCTCCTACTACTCCTCTCAGGCGTCCATCACCCCCTATGGCAGTCACAAGAGTTTACTGTCCATGTACACCCCCTCCCAGGCCTCAACATTCCTCCCAATTGTTCAAAACGCACCAAACCCTGAAAAGAGACCAGCTGATAATTTTGGAATTGCCATGTTTTCTGTATTCATAAATCCTATTTTTGGAGTCATTGCAATTTTTCTTTCAC AAATGTCCAAGGACTACTTCAACAGGTGTAAATACATCAAGGCGTCCAAGTACGGGGCGTACGCCAAAGGCACAGCGATGGGTGGGATCATATCAATGATTATAGTCCTGCTCCTGATAGCAGCACAACTCATCCACTACCACATGAAGTTCTACTACTAG
- the LOC105340497 gene encoding alanyl-tRNA editing protein Aarsd1 — translation MALACQQNSYCKEFQTKVKSCTPAELAVPGKSKKDKLRGYEVILEDTILFPEGGGQPDDRGTINDVEVLRITRRGADSVNFVTKEIQPGSEVNLKVDWNRRFDHMQQHTGQHLITAIAEKMYGCPTTSWCLGENISSIELDIPSLTDKQVEDLENEVNERILASIPVTPHLYHDKDDPELKQFRCRGLPDDHVGPVRVLIIDGIDSTLCCGTHVSNLSHLQMIKLLWTEKGKKKDRINLMFVAGGRVLRYLGRCVKVERSLTTLLKGPLDDHYELADKAVKGCKMNQKYVTSLLRDLAVFEGQKFKADSNSFLSLHRKEGDLEFMNIIVQQVANPEKICFLTVGDEKGAGLFLLSGPEIFIKEVGPKVAEILNGKGSINRGNYQGKANKLSQKGKAEKLIQETLSSKDSQVKSQDNSSQEKEP, via the exons ATGGCTCTTGCTTGTCAACAAAATAGTTATTGCAAGGAG TTTCAGACGAAAGTGAAAAGCTGTACTCCTGCAGAATTGGCAGTACCTGGAAAAAGTAAGAAGGACAAGTTACGGGGCTATGAAGTGATCCTCGAGGACACCATATTGTTCCCGGAGGGTGGAGGACAG ccAGATGATAGAGGAAcg ATCAATGATGTAGAAGTTTTACGCATCACAAGGCGTGGTGCCgattctgtaaattttgtcaccAAGGAGATACAGCCAGGGTCAGAAGTTAATCTCAAAGTAGACTGGAACAGGAGGTTTGACCACATGCAGCAACATACAG GACAGCATTTGATCACAGCAATAGCAGAAAAAATGTATGGCTGCCCAACAACTTCATG GTGTCTGGGTGAAAACATATCCTCCATTGAGCTGGACATTCCATCCCTGACTGACAAGCAGGTAGAAGATCTGGAAAATGAGGTCAACGAGAGAATCCTGGCCAGCATTCCTGTCACACCTCATCTGTACCACGACAAAGACGACCCAGAACTCAAACAG TTTCGTTGCCGAGGACTACCAGATGACCACGTTGGACCTGTCCGCGTTCTCATTATAGATGGAATAGATTCAACTCTCTGCTGCGGAACTCATGTCTCTAATCTCTCTCACCTACAG ATGATCAAATTGTTGTGGACGGAAAAAGGCAAGAAAAAGGACAGAATCAATCTGATGTTTGTGGCAGGTGGTCGTGTGCTTCGATACTTAGGTCGATGTGTCAAAGTTGAAAGGTCACTCACAACATTGCTTAA GGGACCTCTTGATGATCACTATGAACTAGCAGATAAGGCTGTGAAAGGATGCAAGATGAATCAGAAG tatGTTACATCACTTTTACGAGATCTTGCTGTATTCGAGGGTCAAAAGTTCAAAGCTGACAGTAATTCTTTCCTCAGTCTTCACAG GAAGGAGGGAGACTTGGAGTTTATGAACATCATTGTCCAGCAAGTGGCCAATCCT GAGAAGATCTGCTTCTTGACAGTCGGGGATGAGAAAGGTGCGGGCCTGTTCTTACTATCAGGGCCAGAGATTTTCATCAAGGAGGTTGGACCAAA GGTGGCAGAAATTCTGAATGGAAAGGGTTCCATTAACAGAGGGAATTACCAAGGCAAGGCCAATAAACTGTCACAGAAAGGGAAGGCTGAAAAGTTAATCCAGGAAACGTTGTCCTCAAAAGACAGTCAGGTGAAGAGTCAGGACAACAGTTCACAGGAGAAAGAACCTTAA
- the LOC105340496 gene encoding stromal cell-derived factor 2: MEEYLGLGAVTAMKRFFVLISLTVLFDRTSGGFDYEYVSCGSTLKLKNNYHGVRLHSHDVKYGSGSGQQSVTAVDSTDDHNSYWQIRAKTGTECIRGNPIKCGQTVRLLHVSTRRNLHSHHFQSPLSRNLEVSAFGEEGEGDEGDHWVITCSGKYWSRNEKIRIKNVVTENYLHVAGDTFGRPIHGQREVSGYPTPSEMNYWQAAEGIFIKPSEQPQGSKNTHDEL, from the exons ATGGAGGAGTACCTTGGTCTTGGGGCTGTGACTGCAATGAAAAGATTTTTCGTGTTGATTTCTTTAACTGTCTTATTTGACAGAACGTCgg GAGGATTTGATTATGAGTATGTTTCATGTGGATCAACATTGAAGCTGAAAAATAATTACCACGGAGTTCGTTTACATTCCCATGATGTTAAATATGGATCAGGAAGTGGACAGCAA TCTGTAACAGCAGTAGATTCAACTGATGACCATAACAGCTACTGGCAAATAAGAGCCAAAACTGGGACAGAATGTATAAGAgg AAATCCCATTAAATGTGGACAAACTGTCAGACTTTTGCATGTCTCCACTCGAAGAAATCTACACAGTCATCATTTCCAGTCACCTTTGTCCAGAAATCTAGAAGTCAGCGCCTTTGGAGAAGAAGGAGAGGGAGACGaag GGGATCACTGGGTTATTACTTGCTCAGGGAAATACTGGAGTAGAAATGAAAAGATTCGGATAAAAAATGTTGTTACTGAAAA TTACTTGCATGTTGCTGGGGACACTTTTGGTCGACCGATCCATGGTCAGAGAGAGGTCAGTGGGTACCCCACCCCCTCCGAGATGAATTACTGGCAAGCAGCTGAAGGTATTTTCATCAAACCGTCTGAACAACCTCAAGGATCAAAGAATACTCATGATGAATTGTGA
- the LOC105340498 gene encoding protein tyrosine phosphatase type IVA 2 encodes MTAMKARRPEPAEIEFKNMRFLIMDRPTDATMEKFIEELKKRRVKDVVRVCEPTYKTEKLVQEGIRVLDWQFDDGNPPPAEVVDEWFNLLKTRFKEEPGCCVAVHCVAGLGRAPVLVALALIECGMKYEDAVELIRDKRRGAINAKQLMFLEHYRPKSRLKQRGNGHKQCCVM; translated from the exons ATGACCGCCATGAAAGCCAGACGCCCAGAACCCGCTGAAATCGAGTTCAAGAACATGCGATTCTTGATTATGGATCGCCCAACAGATGCTACAATGGAGAAGTTCATTGAG GAACTGAAAAAGAGAAGAGTTAAAGATGTAGTCCGTGTTTGTGAACCAACCTACAAAACTGAAAAACTTGTTCAAGAAGGAATACGAGTACTG GATTGGCAGTTTGATGATGGTAATCCACCACCAGCAGAAGTGGTGGATGAATGGTTTAACCTGCTCAAGACCCGCTTCAAAGAGGAGCCCGGCTGCTGTGTGGCAGTCCACTGTGTAGCAGGACTAGGGAG GGCTCCAGTTTTAGTTGCCCTTGCATTGATTGAATGTGGAATGAAATATGAAGATGCTGTTGAATTAATCAGAGA CAAGAGACGAGGGGCAATAAATGCAAAGCAGTTGATGTTCCTTGAACACTACCGTCCAAAGTCTCGATTGAAGCAGAGGGGCAACGGGCATAAGCAGTGCTGTGTAATGTAA